One Centroberyx gerrardi isolate f3 chromosome 2, fCenGer3.hap1.cur.20231027, whole genome shotgun sequence DNA window includes the following coding sequences:
- the fech gene encoding ferrochelatase, mitochondrial isoform X1, with translation MMAVLGSAGRLIQFARSSVSLSVRRQSTAAALAQSAAPETQENRKPKTGILMLNMGGPEKLEDVHDFLLRLFMDTDLMKLPVQNKLGPFIAKRRTPKIQEQYSKIGGGSPIKHWTSMQGEGMVKLLDDMCPDTAPHKFYIGFRYVHPLTEEAIEEMEKDGVERAVAFTQYPQYSCSTTGSSLNAIYRYYSNRGDRPKMRWSVIDRWPTHPLLVECFAEHVGNELLKFPEEKRDDVVILFSAHSLPLAVVNRGDPYPQEVGATVQRVMERLGHCNPYRLVWQSRVGPMPWLGPQTDEVIKGLCERGKKNLLLVPIAFTSDHIETLHELDIEYGQVLGEECGVENIRRAESLNGNPLFMKALADLVRSHLSSNKPCSRQLTLRCPLCTNPTCGETKAFFANQKL, from the exons ATGATGGCAGTGCTGGGCAGCGCCGGGCGGCTCATACAGT TTGCCAGGAGCAGCGTCAGTCTGAGTGTGAGGAGACAATCCACCGCCGCTGCTTTAGCCCAGTCTGCAGCTCCAGAGACACAGGAGAACag AAAACCTAAGACCGGCATCCTGATGCTGAACATGGGCGGACCGGAGAAACTGGAAGACGTCCACGACTTCCTGCTCCGCCTCTTCATGGACACGGACCTGATGAAGCTTCCTGTACAGAA TAAACTGGGTCCGTTCATCGCCAAGCGGCGGACGCCGAAGATCCAGGAGCAGTACAGTAAGATCGGAGGAGGCTCGCCCATCAAGCACTGGACCTCCATGCAGGGAGAGGGCATGGTGAAGCTGCTGGACGACATGTGTCCCGAcacag ctCCTCACAAGTTCTACATCGGTTTCCGTTACGTCCATCCGCTGACGGAGGAAGCCATcgaggagatggagaaagacgGAGTAGAGAGAGCTGTGGCCTTCACTCAGTATCCTCAGTACAGCTGCTCCACCACAG GCAGCAGTCTGAATGCTATCTACCGTTACTATAGCAACAGAGGCGACAGGCCCAAGATGCGCTGGAGTGTCATCGACCGTTGGCCCACACACCCTCTACTGGTGGAG tgtttCGCTGAACACGTTGGTAACGAGCTGCTGAAGTTtccagaagagaagagagacgatGTCGTCATTCTGTTCTCAGCACACTCTCTACCACTGGCT gtggtAAACAGAGGAGACCCGTATCCTCAGGAAGTAGGAGCCACAGTACAGAGAGTCATGGAGAGACTGGGACACTGCAACCCTTACAGACTGGTGTGGCAGTCTAGG GTGGGCCCCATGCCGTGGCTTGGCCCCCAGACCGACGAGGTGATCAAAGGTCTGTGTGAGCGAGGGAAGAAGAACCTCCTGCTGGTGCCGATCGCCTTCACCTCAGACCACATAGAGACTCTGCATGAACTGGACATCGAGTACGGACAGGTcctgggagaggag tgtgggGTGGAGAACATCAGGAGAGCAGAGTCTTTGAATGGGAATCCTCTCTTCATGAAG GCGCTAGCTGACCTGGTCCGGTCCCACCTGAGCTCCAACAAGCCCTGCTCCCGCCAGCTCACCCTGAGGTGCCCCCTGTGCACCAACCCCACCTGTGGAGAAACCAAGGCCTTCTTCGCCAACCAGAAACtctga
- the fech gene encoding ferrochelatase, mitochondrial isoform X2: MLNMGGPEKLEDVHDFLLRLFMDTDLMKLPVQNKLGPFIAKRRTPKIQEQYSKIGGGSPIKHWTSMQGEGMVKLLDDMCPDTAPHKFYIGFRYVHPLTEEAIEEMEKDGVERAVAFTQYPQYSCSTTGSSLNAIYRYYSNRGDRPKMRWSVIDRWPTHPLLVECFAEHVGNELLKFPEEKRDDVVILFSAHSLPLAVVNRGDPYPQEVGATVQRVMERLGHCNPYRLVWQSRVGPMPWLGPQTDEVIKGLCERGKKNLLLVPIAFTSDHIETLHELDIEYGQVLGEECGVENIRRAESLNGNPLFMKALADLVRSHLSSNKPCSRQLTLRCPLCTNPTCGETKAFFANQKL, encoded by the exons ATGCTGAACATGGGCGGACCGGAGAAACTGGAAGACGTCCACGACTTCCTGCTCCGCCTCTTCATGGACACGGACCTGATGAAGCTTCCTGTACAGAA TAAACTGGGTCCGTTCATCGCCAAGCGGCGGACGCCGAAGATCCAGGAGCAGTACAGTAAGATCGGAGGAGGCTCGCCCATCAAGCACTGGACCTCCATGCAGGGAGAGGGCATGGTGAAGCTGCTGGACGACATGTGTCCCGAcacag ctCCTCACAAGTTCTACATCGGTTTCCGTTACGTCCATCCGCTGACGGAGGAAGCCATcgaggagatggagaaagacgGAGTAGAGAGAGCTGTGGCCTTCACTCAGTATCCTCAGTACAGCTGCTCCACCACAG GCAGCAGTCTGAATGCTATCTACCGTTACTATAGCAACAGAGGCGACAGGCCCAAGATGCGCTGGAGTGTCATCGACCGTTGGCCCACACACCCTCTACTGGTGGAG tgtttCGCTGAACACGTTGGTAACGAGCTGCTGAAGTTtccagaagagaagagagacgatGTCGTCATTCTGTTCTCAGCACACTCTCTACCACTGGCT gtggtAAACAGAGGAGACCCGTATCCTCAGGAAGTAGGAGCCACAGTACAGAGAGTCATGGAGAGACTGGGACACTGCAACCCTTACAGACTGGTGTGGCAGTCTAGG GTGGGCCCCATGCCGTGGCTTGGCCCCCAGACCGACGAGGTGATCAAAGGTCTGTGTGAGCGAGGGAAGAAGAACCTCCTGCTGGTGCCGATCGCCTTCACCTCAGACCACATAGAGACTCTGCATGAACTGGACATCGAGTACGGACAGGTcctgggagaggag tgtgggGTGGAGAACATCAGGAGAGCAGAGTCTTTGAATGGGAATCCTCTCTTCATGAAG GCGCTAGCTGACCTGGTCCGGTCCCACCTGAGCTCCAACAAGCCCTGCTCCCGCCAGCTCACCCTGAGGTGCCCCCTGTGCACCAACCCCACCTGTGGAGAAACCAAGGCCTTCTTCGCCAACCAGAAACtctga